The region ATCAGGTAGAATTTTCATTTTCAATATTACGACTAACGCCTCTTTAAGCATCCCGCAACGACCAAAAAGATCAACGATACATGTATGGTGATCCAAACCCGGTTCAATACCATAACCCCATTTCATAGTATGATAAAATTTGCAGCCTTCACTAACAAGACCAGAGTGACTGCAAGCAGACAGTAAGCTCAAGAAGGTGATTTCATTCGGCCGAACTCTTTGTTCAatcattaaattaaaataatCTAGGGCTTCAAAACCGAAACCATGAGAACCAACTCCCTCAATCATTGTTGTCCATGCTACAACATCTTTGACAAGAATCCTATCAAAAACTTGTCTAGCTGACGAGATGCTACCGCCTCGTAAGTACATGTTTAAGATAGAGGTATCCAAGTGTGCATTACTTTGAAAAGCTTCATCGCGAAGTTGTTTTATAAGGTAACCATGTACCACTTTTCCCAATTTCAAAGCTCCTAGGTTTGCATATGCATCAAGTAAATTTCTCCAAATTTCAGGAGCAATAACAAGATCATCAGCTTGCATTTGTTGGAATAAAAAAATGGCATCTATAAAATAACCATTTTGAATGAAACCCGACATCATAGCCCCCCATGTAATGTTACTTTTACAATGAATTTCCTTAAACAGTTGAGCTGATATTTCCAATTTTCCACACTTAGAATAGAAATCAAGCAGAGAAGTCAGCAAAACATCGTCGAAAAAACCTGTTTTTATCACTAAGCAATGCATAGCTTCACCCTCAAAGAGACTACCCGACTTTGCAAACGCCGATACAACTAACGTCAAAGTCTCGATGTTCCACAAGCACAGTTCTAGCCTCCGCATTTCGTTGAACAAACAAGCAACTCTCATCATCTCCCCTTTTGACGAATAAAAGGAAATCAAAATATTCCAGGAAGCCACGTCCTTTCGGTTTATTTCACTAAACAAAAGTCCCACTTTTTCATCACTTCCTTTACTAGAATACATTTTCAAAACTGAATTTTTCACAGACCAATCCATTAGTAACCCACTTTTCACCGCATGCCCATGAATCTGAGTTCCCTCATTCAATGTTGCAGACGCACAACACGCCTGCAACATTACAATAAGAGTAACTGAATTTGGTTCCAATTCCATCTTCATCTTGTTGAACAAACCAAATGCAACACTAACACGTCTCACATTAACATACCCATCAATCATCAAAGTCCACGAAACCACATCTCTCTGAGACATTAAGTCAAACAAGTGGCGACCGTAATCAAGGCAGCCACATTTGACATAAGCATGAATCATGGTATTGCAAAAATACAAATCCAAATCCAAACCCATTTGAATTGCTACACAATGGACCATCTTTCCACAAATAGAATCAGTTCTGAAAGACGATAAAGCCCGGTTAATAATGGGAAAAGTGAAAGTATCATGTTGAACACCCATTAGTCTCATTTGTTTGTAGAGTGAGAAAGCTGAATGAAATAGTCCCATATCAACATGGGACTTTATGATCAAATTCCACATCATTGTATTGTTATTATGTTCATTATCCTTCAATGCATGGATATTGGGAGATAGAGGTTTTATGTGATGGGTGTGAAGAAGACGAAGTGGGGAAAGAAGGTGAAGGGGTTTGAGGACATGGTGATGACGAGGAAAGAAGGGAATTTTGAATGATTTACTTGACTACAATGGAAGTGTCACACGCACAGCTTCATGGATTCTTTTGTTGTTGCTATTTGATCTAGAGTCTTGTACAGGTTTTGGTTGTTGGTTTTGATGCAATGATGGGTGTTGAATGGAATGGATTTTTCTCAATTTTAATATTTGgcacaaaaataaataataacaTTTGAAAACTCATTAATATTTGGGAAAAGAAAATATTGATGCAATGAAGGGTAAAGAATGATTAATATATTTTATACTTTAatgttaaaaaatatttaatattatgAATTTTATTGAGTAATAAAGTAGTAAAAGTAATTAAtgaattataaataaaataaagaataatGTTAACTTGTGCCTCAGAGGCACAAGATAAGAActaaagaaaataattttatgTTGGAAATtgtgaattgattttaataaagATATAAAATTAAATTTATAATTGATTTTTTCAATACAATTTTTTTACAAGTGGGTGTCTTATCTTGTGTCCCTAGAGTATAAGATAACATTTCCCTAAAATAAATGgttaataatatatatttttgtgGTAAATAGAATGATAAAATTGGTTAATGACCAAACTTTATATTTGTgttataaaataaatttaaaataattataaataatatatttttattatttaaaaaaatattgtAAAACAAAACAATGTTCATTTGtataaatatttataaataatatttttttattattttaaaaaagtTCATTCGTgtaaatatttataaataatgtTAAATTTTGGTGTTAAAAGGTGGTGTCAACATATTATAAAGGGAAATTCTTATTTACTCTTCTCAAAAATTTGAGTAGAGTTACTCAAAAAATAAAATGCATTGAAAAATTCTAAAATTTAAActattaaataaataattaaatataattagAGACTTTTTTTTGGCACACGAAAAAAGTAAATAATcaaatattttataaataatttatatATCTAATATCTTAAAGTTATTTTTGATAAATATTCAACGCATATATCTTATGAGTTTAGTGGTGATGCATTGACagtgtaaaaaaaattatattattttatcatatcatacaaatattttaaaattttcagtCTGATTTAACGGAATACATTATCGTCATTGGTAATGTTGTCAGTGTGTCATCCCTCTTCGTTATGACCCACCCTCCTACATTTTGAGAGTCATAAGAGTTAAAAGGATCAAATATCCCATAGTAAAATTAGATATTAAATTAATAAATGGTTAAATTGTAATTTCAACTTAACAATAAGTAGTTGGAATATAAGGATCAACATAACAAATTAGTAGAATTATGGATTTCGGaaatatttataattttattGACCTAGTAATTTTGTACTAGTTTTATCATTGAAAAGGGATTCAACCATGAAAAAAGTAGTAGCAAGTTTTATATAGTTTTATATAAGGATAATGCCAACTTGTGTTCTTATTCCAAGAGCACAAGTTAAGAgataaatataaaaaaaaaatcttaaaaatTATGTAACTTATAATTAATAACTTTATTGATTTTTTCAATATAATTTTTTATATGTGGATTTCTTAACGTGTGCCATTAGATATAAAAGTTACCGCTACCTTTTGTATAAAGATATGCACATCGAGTAAAAACAAAAAGTAAATTTGCACCCAATGCTAACAATTATTACAAAACTTTGCTTGATTTTAAATGAGATTCTTACAAATGGACAATAAAATTGGTCTTCTCTTATTAGTAGGTTATAGGGCTTCTTACAAATGGACAATAAAATTGGTCTTCTCTTATTAGTCGGTTATAGGACTAGATACCGAgcttaaacaaaagcaaaaagtAGGAAAACGAAGaattttaaaaaaagaaaaaatacaTACTTATGAATAGAGtcttaaaaataataaaatggaGAATGATAtaatgcaaaataaaataagaaataCTGACTAGAAATCTTAAGGAGTACTAGCAATCAGCGAACAAAGCAACAAACTTCAAAGACAGTTCAGTAATTTACAGTCTGTTCAATGATTTTACAATCAGAACCAATCGATCACCTAAGACTGAATCACCACTATAGTTAGTATACACACTGatattaattaatatattatattaattaatatattatatgaAAATAGCATTAGAATTCTTCTTCCTTGCTAGCCTGCTGGCTGAATAAAATCCAGGTTTTCCAACTTACTCTGACAAACAGAGGACAATATGAAATCCTGCTGAATGTTGGGCCTGCTCAAGTCAAGGCTAATTTCTAAAACTATATTTGTTATATACACTACTAGACTAATTGCTTCTAGTACCACTGTTTCTGTACCTCTTCATAGCTCCATCTTCATCTGATTTGAGTGCAGAGATACTGTATGCAAATTATTGAAGTTGTTAAATTCAGATTCATCAGCTCCTTAGTGGAGCCCAATGACAGTGGAAAAAGCAACCATGATTGATTAAATTAGATCAATATTCATGGAATGTTTTTGGAGGAGACTAGCAGTAGAAGAATAACTATTATATACCTGAATTTGCCGATGAGTCATAACTCAATAGTGAGTTTTCTGGGGTCATGAAATTAGGGGTGTTTTCTTCCCTCCCCCAAAGTGGTTGGTGGAATGCTTCAGATTGCCATGGTTGCTGAAATTGCTGTCTGTTTCCATTGTGTGGGATTTCTGGCCATACGACGGGTGCAACTGTGGTAGGGAAGTTACTGTCCATGAGAGACACTCCCTACAAGCCAAAACGAAGTTTTGTTAGCAGAAGGAAAGTAAAACGAACAAGTGCAAGCATTTATGCTTTCATACTGTTGATTCTTGTTAAGCCATCTTTATATCCCCATATTCAAGTTCATCATTTAGTGTTTAAGCATGATATCTAGAAGGGCTAGTAAAAAGAATTTTGATGAATAACTCTCTAATCAATATGGAAACTTAGAAGAATTTCAGAAAGTAGTCTAATAAAACTATATCAGGACTGATCAATAATGCACAAGTGTCGATATGCTCCAATAAATTCGCTAAAATGTTTCAGATGGTGATGACATGTTATTCTTCAAATCCAGACATGATACTGCAGTTCAGATTACACCGCAAGccaataaataaataaattcCTTTTTTTTAATGAAAGAGAATACTTACTTCTGTAGCCAATAAATTGTCAAGGTTGAAATCAATTATTGGATTAACTGCTGCAAGTTTCATTGATAAAATCTGAAACCAGAGAGATCAATGAACAATATCACATTTGTGAAGTAACTCAAATGTTCATGCATTGTGTTCCAATAAAAAGATCCTATGAAATACAATTCTCAATTTTTTTATATCTTCACAGTGAAAATACCATTTATATCATTTTATAACTTTCAAGGATATAAACAACCAAAAGATGCAGAAGTCTAGGAGCATGCAATTTGAAGCCTCAAGTCCCAATCAGGCACGCGCGAAGATTGAAGCAGACTTAATTTTTGAAGAAAAGTATGtatttgtaatgtcatttagTACAAAAATAACTAAGCTATGCTTTAATTGTTCCCATGAGTGTACAAATGCTCCTGAATATTACAGTAGCATTTTACAGGACTACTATCATTTTTAAAGAAAGAACAGAGCCACTAATTTTTGAAAGTTTTTAAGCACTATCCGCAGGTTGATGATATAAGCATGAAAACAGATTGCTGCTAACAACTTTATCCTAATCTTCATTTGTCTAAACAATTGCCTAGAGTGTCATTCATGTAAAATCTGACCTCTACTTCATGCTGTAGAGATTGCACATGGTTGATGATTTTATCCAAAACCAATGCCGTTCCTGATATCTGTAAAGCAAACTTTGTCGTGTCAGCTAACTTAACAGATTAGctattttgaattaaaatcaaCATGCATGCACTCAAAAATCAAAGAGCTATTTTGGGTACTTAGGCTTTTAAATTAAGCATAGAAAAGCTTCTATTAGCTTTGAAGAAAATGTGATTGAATATAGTAATATTAGTTAAGTTACAAAGAAAGAATTCAATTTTGGAGACAGCCTCAAGACTAACACAGTCTATATTGTGTCAGAGTTTGATCTTATTTATAGTTAGTCTCAAGGGGCAAAGTTTGAATCCCTAGAGGGCCATTTGTAAAACAACAATTAATGTCGTTTTAATCAATAATAATTTCTCCATTCTCCaattttaaaaggaaaaaaaatgTTATCTGTCCGTGTTGATAAACATCCACATGCTAGAGTTATTCAAAATATAACTCAAACATAATCAGACACGGGAAATGCTAAATTTTCTTGCAACGCTATAAAACCCGACAATATTTAATATTTGCATGATGGCATTTTGAAGTTGACAGACCATATATATTAAAACAAACACCCAAATTTTAATTTTGAAGATACAACAACAAATGATGCTGGAACAGAGGAGCAACCTCAAGTCAATTAATAAAGCACAGTGATGGAAAGTCATTCAGATAGCAAAAGTTTGGGAGAAGAATCAACCAAGACTTAACCGGTAATAATTCAATATATACAATTACAATCCAAAGGCTCCAAGGTTTACTCGAAAATGCCATTATTGTAATAACCTCGAGACCACCAAAGAAGAAAAACAAAACAATGTAGCATAAACTTTTAATTTAGGAAATAAATCTTGAGGTGTGTATTTAACTAAAA is a window of Lathyrus oleraceus cultivar Zhongwan6 chromosome 6, CAAS_Psat_ZW6_1.0, whole genome shotgun sequence DNA encoding:
- the LOC127091566 gene encoding pentatricopeptide repeat-containing protein At4g35130, chloroplastic → MMWNLIIKSHVDMGLFHSAFSLYKQMRLMGVQHDTFTFPIINRALSSFRTDSICGKMVHCVAIQMGLDLDLYFCNTMIHAYVKCGCLDYGRHLFDLMSQRDVVSWTLMIDGYVNVRRVSVAFGLFNKMKMELEPNSVTLIVMLQACCASATLNEGTQIHGHAVKSGLLMDWSVKNSVLKMYSSKGSDEKVGLLFSEINRKDVASWNILISFYSSKGEMMRVACLFNEMRRLELCLWNIETLTLVVSAFAKSGSLFEGEAMHCLVIKTGFFDDVLLTSLLDFYSKCGKLEISAQLFKEIHCKSNITWGAMMSGFIQNGYFIDAIFLFQQMQADDLVIAPEIWRNLLDAYANLGALKLGKVVHGYLIKQLRDEAFQSNAHLDTSILNMYLRGGSISSARQVFDRILVKDVVAWTTMIEGVGSHGFGFEALDYFNLMIEQRVRPNEITFLSLLSACSHSGLVSEGCKFYHTMKWGYGIEPGLDHHTCIVDLFGRCGMLKEALVVILKMKILPDSRIWGALLAASRVYGNKRIGEYAAQRVLELESDNAGYYTLLSNVKASVGRWNEVEELRRVMSEKNLKKKPGWSCIEVKGVIQGFVSGDISHSEADEICETLCRLSRAT